In Plasmodium falciparum 3D7 genome assembly, chromosome: 13, the following are encoded in one genomic region:
- a CDS encoding peptidase, putative — translation MIFDFALNNCCERNQYITFINISVCAIINIICWKWKILEPFKLLTVFLHEFSHASACWLTGGKVKAIEVNKDHGGSTRTVGGNQYLILPAGYIGSCFYGMFFILMAYLSKWTLLISTVFLCFLLLLVLVVYAKNMFLRFLCLLFLSITISIWVLCEYYKDKVYYWPLIIIMTFIGVLNEMYSIVDIFEDLITRSTPDSDSYKYAKLTKCSSKLCGVLWLLINFFFIILTIYLIGAIQVKNFDTELYHKVGIQIKK, via the exons ATGATATTTGATTTTGCATTAAATAATTGCTGTGAAAGAAatcaatatataacattCATAAATATTTCCGTGTGTgcaattataaatataatttgttgGAAATGGAAAATTCTAGAACCATTCAAATTGTTGACAGTTTTTTTACATGAGTTTTCTCATGCCTCTGCTTGTTGGTTAACTGGAGGGAAGGTCAAGGCAATAG AGGTAAATAAAGATCATGGAGGTTCTACAAGAACAGTTGGCGGTAATCAATATCTTATATTACCAGCTGGTTATATTGGTTCATGTTTTTATGGaatgttttttatattgatGGCTTATTTAAGTAAATGGACTTTATTAATATCAACggtatttttatgttttttattattactagtACTAGTAGTATATGCAAAGAATATGTTTTTACGTTTTCtgtgtttattatttttaagtaTAACTATATCCATATGGGTATTATGTGAATATTATAAGGATAAAGTATATTATTGgccattaataataataatgacttTTATAGGAGTATTAAACGAAATGTATAGTATAGTAGATATTTTTGAAGATTTAATTACGAGATCCACACCGGATTCAGATTCATATAAGTATGCCAAACTAACAAAATGTAGTTCTAAATTATGTGGAGTCCTATGGcttttaattaatttcttttttattattttaacgATTTATTTAATTGGAGCTATTCAAGTCAAAAATTTTGATACAGAATTATATCACAAAGTTGGTATACAGATCAAAAAgtaa
- a CDS encoding GPN-loop GTPase, putative has product MKYGQVVVGPAGSGKSNYCKMMKEFMKIKKRNCYVVNLDSACEEYYYERKKKPINTTYNIEKELNDYYDTIYDIDIRNYVEVNNLMEEQNLGPNCALLRSVEILYENSYLLEDELNNYDDDDNYFIIDTPGQIELYTHTDYFKKILNIFSEQNIRLVIVFLIDISFISSNTKLLSAYLTSLSTMINFELPHINILTKCDLLISKNYYHEFNNFKNRNNFFYQKQLYKKINQKLIYYKKQGTYQKNNAEENDLYNNNHNLRHMKNNYHNLNLTNQEHNQNNDEDDKSFLEEIEFINNTKSFKDEFVLWSDVENTSVSSYSSFNSNQKENNNSIYNSSDEQKSVISDECEESIYKKNYEKLNDILSLDPHDIIITANKCMSKKYYKLNNAFANIIEDFNLVSFLPLNIYDDDNVDFIINSIDMIIQYGEDKDVNDNYDMFS; this is encoded by the coding sequence atgaaGTATGGACAAGTTGTGGTCGGTCCTGCGGGTAGTGGGAAGAGCAATTATTGTAAAATGATGAAAgaatttatgaaaataaaaaaacgtAATTGTTATGTAGTAAATTTGGATAGTGCATGtgaagaatattattatgaaagaAAGAAGAAGCCTATAAAtactacatataatatagaaaaagaattaaatgattattatgatacgATATATGATATAGATATAAGAAATTATGTAGaagtaaataatttaatggAAGAGCAAAATTTAGGGCCAAATTGTGCTTTATTAAGAAGtgtagaaatattatatgagaattcttatttattagaagatgaattaaataattatgatgatgatgataattattttattatagatACGCCTGGACAAATTGAATTGTATACACATACcgattattttaaaaaaattttaaatatattcagtGAACAGAATATAAGACTagttattgtttttttaatagatatttcatttattagtTCTAATACAAAACTTTTATCGGCTTATCTTACTAGTTTATCCACTATGATAAATTTTGAACTAccacatattaatatattaaccaAATGTGATTTATTAATTAGtaagaattattatcatgaatttaataattttaaaaatcgaaataactttttttatcaaaaacaattatataagaaaattaatcaaaaattaatatattataaaaaacaagGAACATATCAAAAGAATAATGCCGAAGAAAATgatctttataataataaccataATTTACgtcatatgaaaaataattatcataatttaaatttaactAATCAAGAACACaatcaaaataatgatgaagatgataaaTCATTTCTTGAAGAAATcgaatttattaataataccaAATCATTCAAAGATGAATTTGTATTATGGTCAGATGTTGAAAATACAAGTGTATCAAGTTATTCTTCATTTAATTCTaatcaaaaagaaaataataattccaTTTATAATTCTTCTGATGAACAAAAAAGTGTTATATCGGATGAATGTGAagaaagtatatataaaaaaaattatgaaaaattaaatgatatcCTTTCCTTAGATCCTcatgatataataattactGCAAATAAATGCAtgtcaaaaaaatattataaattaaataatgccTTTGCAAATATAATAGAAGATTTTAATTTAGTTTCCTTTTTAcccttaaatatatatgacgATGATAATGtagattttattattaattcgATAGATATGATAATACAATATGGCGAGGACAAGGATGTCAATGATAATTATGACATGTTTTCTTGA
- a CDS encoding lysine--tRNA ligase encodes MTSKSFLLSFLKYKHVNTYIFEKSFSKILKNTKKHIDCHLKSCFVTMNEKKEHVLEGEKNKRVVNASKDKKKEEEGEVDPRLYFENRSKFIQDQKDKGINPYPHKFERTISIPEFIEKYKDLGNGEHLEDTILNITGRIMRVSASGQKLRFFDLVGDGEKIQVLANYSFHNHEKGNFAECYDKIRRGDIVGIVGFPGKSKKGELSIFPKETILLSACLHMLPMKYGLKDTEIRYRQRYLDLLINESSRHTFVTRTKIINFLRNFLNERGFFEVETPMMNLIAGGANARPFITHHNDLDLDLYLRIATELPLKMLIVGGIDKVYEIGKVFRNEGIDNTHNPEFTSCEFYWAYADYNDLIKWSEDFFSQLVYHLFGTYKISYNKDGPENQPIEIDFTPPYPKVSIVEEIEKVTNTILEQPFDSNETIEKMINIIKEHKIELPNPPTAAKLLDQLASHFIENKYNDKPFFIVEHPQIMSPLAKYHRTKPGLTERLEMFICGKEVLNAYTELNDPFKQKECFKLQQKDREKGDTEAAQLDSAFCTSLEYGLPPTGGLGLGIDRITMFLTNKNSIKDVILFPTMRPAN; translated from the exons ATGACAAGTAagtcatttttattatcctttttaaaatataaacacgtgaatacatatatttttgaaaaatcattctccaaaattttaaaaaacacaaaaaagCACATAGATTGTCATCTAAAAAGTTGTTTTGTCACAATGAATGAGAAAAAGGAGCACGTTCTTGAAGGCGAAAAGAATAAGCGAGTCGTGAATGCAAGCAA agataagaaaaaagagGAGGAAGGTGAAGTGGATCCAAgattatattttgaaaatcGATCCAAATTTATACAAGACCAAAAAGATAAAGGAATCAACCCTTATCCACACAAATTTGAGAGGACAATAAGTATTCCTGAGTTTATTGAGAAATATAAAGATTTAGGTAATGGGGAACATTTAGAAGATaccatattaaatattaccGGTCGTATAATGAGAGTATCTGCTTCTGGTCAGAAATTACGTTTCTTTGATTTGGTTGGAGATGGAGAGAAGATTCAAGTGTTAGCaaattattcttttcataatCATGAGAAAGGTAATTTCGCTGAATGTTATGATAAGATAAGAAGAGGTGACATTGTGGGTATTGTAGGCTTTCCTGGTAAAAGTAAGAAAGGTGAATTAAGTATTTTCCCTAAGGAAACTATATTACTTTCAGCTTGTTTACATATGTTACCTATGAAATATGGTTTAAAAGATACTGAAATAAGATATAGACAAAGATATTtagatttattaataaatgaatCATCTCGACATACTTTTGTAAcaagaacaaaaataattaatttcttaagaaattttttaaatgaaagAGGTTTCTTTGAAGTAGAAACACCAATGATGAATTTAATAGCCGGTGGAGCAAATGCACGACCATTTATTACACATCATAATGATTTAGATTTAGATCTATATTTACGAATAGCTACTGAATTACCtttaaaaatgttaataGTAGGTGGTATAGATAAAGTCTATGAAATTGGTAAAGTATTTAGAAATGAAGGTATAGATAATACACATAATCCTGAATTTACTTCGTGTGAATTTTATTGGGCATATGCTGATTAtaatgatttaataaaatggTCAGAAGATTTCTTCTCACAATTagtatatcatttatttggtacatataaaatttcatataataaagatgGTCCAGAAAATCAACCGATAGAAATAGATTTCACACCACCTTATCCTAAGGTTTCCATTGTAGAGGAAATAGAAAAAGTAACCAACACCATATTAGAGCAACCATTCGATTCAAATGAAACTATTGAAAAaatgattaatattattaaagaaCATAAAATCGAATTACCTAATCCTCCGACAGCTGCCAAATTATTAGATCAACTAGCTTCTCattttatagaaaataaatataacgaTAAACCATTTTTCATTGTTGAACATCCACAAATTATGAGCCCCCTTGCAAAATACCACAGAACCAAACCTGGGCTCACAGAAAGATTAGAAATGTTTATTTGTGGAAAAGAAGTTCTAAATGCTTACACAGAATTAAACGATCCttttaaacaaaaagaaTGTTTCAAATTACAACAAAAAGATAGAGAAAAAGGTGATACTGAAGCAGCACAACTCGATTCGGCATTCTGCACTTCTCTAGAATATGGTTTACCACCTACCGGAGGCTTAGGATTAGGTATTGATAGAATTACTATGTTTTTAACCAACAAGAATTCCATAAAagatgttatattatttcccACTATGCGACCAGCAaattga